TGAACGGAAGAGTGTCGATTGACGAGGTCGAGGAGGAGCTCGGAATTGAAATACCGTATGACGAAGCTGATACTATAGGCGGGTTGGTCTATAGCATTGTCGGTGGTATACCAAAACCCGGAGAAAAAGTGAAAGTCGATGATAAGGTGTCAATAGTGGTTCAGGAGCTTGAAAGCCAGAGAATAAAAAGTGTGAAAGTGATACTTACATGAAGAAATTCAGGATTTATATAACAATCTATATTGCTCTTGCAATTATTTTCTCGGGCGTTGTTTTTGCCAAATTGCAGACACCCGAGCAGCTTGAAAAAGCCCTAAAAGCACTCGAAGGAGTTGAAATTCCCCGACCGGTTAACAGGAATGCATTCGGGATTGGTGAGTATCTTGATTTCGGCGTATATGTGGCATTGCCAGGTGTCGGGACTATCCCAATAATGGGGGGACACGGAATACTTGAGGTAGCAGGTTTGAGGACCGTGGATTCGAAGAGATGCTTTCACCTTCGTTCTAAAGCGTATTCTGTGGGTTTTGTTAAGCTGGTTTATCCTGTTAAAGATTTTATTGAGAGTTACATGGATGTAGATAGCTTTTACCCGTGGCTTTTTAAGAAAAATGTGCGAGAGGGAAAATATAGGGCGAAGTTCACGATAAAATTTGACCAAAAGAACCACAGAGCCATTCGTGAGGGCGTTTATAATGTTAAAACCTACGAGCGTGTGCAGGATATATTGTCCGCTTTTTACTATGTTAGGACGCTCAATCTTGAGCCAGGGGACACGATTCCGTTACCGTATCACGATGACGGCGGAAATTATCCTATTAAGGTTATCGTTCATAGGCGCGATACAGTTAGTGTTCCTGCTGGCAGGTTTGCGTGTCTTGTTGTGGAGCCTATTATAGCTACTCCCGGGCTTTTTCAGCGAAAAGGAAGAATGTTTCTATGGATTACTGATGATAAGAAAAAAATGCCTGTGATGATGGTGTCCAAAATTCCCATTGGCTCCGTCGTTGCAAAGCTTCTGGAGTATAAATTAGGTGATACAAACTGGCGGAAGAGGTGAGGTATGAGAATAGGATACTTTCAATTCACGCCTAAAAGGCTTGATGTCGAGGGAAATATAAGGAGAATAAACGAGAGAATCGATGGTGTTAAAGCTGATGTTCTCGTTTTTCCTGAGCTTTTCTTAACAGGATACCTTTTTACTGATAAAAATGAGCTTGCGTGCTTCGCCCAAAAAGCAGGTGAAGGTGAAATTTTTGAAGCTATGCTCTCGTGGGCTAAAAAAATAAACGGGATGGTTATAGGAGGGTTTCCTGAAATAGACGGAGATAAAATTTATAATTCTTCAATGGCTGTTATGCCCGATGGCAGTTACAAACTTTATAGGAAACTACATCTTTTCAATCGTGAGAAGCTTATATTCACCCCGGGCAACCTTAAAGCTGAACCATTCGAATTCCGAGGGGCTAAGTTTGGTCTTATGATATGTTTTGATTGGATCTTTCCCGAGATAAGCCGAACGCTGGCGTTGAAGGGTGCACAGATACTCGTTTATTCCTCGAATCTTATGCTACCGCTTTGCCAGAGGGCGCTTTTCGCAAGAGCTGTTGAGAACAGGACTTTCGTGATACTATCAAATAGAGGTGGTTCGGAAACCGTTGGAGAATTGTCATTATCGTTCACGGGAAAAAGTATAATTTATGCTCCCGATGGAACTATTTTGTGCGACTCAGAGGATGACAGGGATGAAATCAAAATAGTTGAGGTTAACCCGGATAACGCTTTGGACAAAAATGTAACCGAGAGAAACGATATTTTCAGGGATAGGAGAACGCAATTTTATGAGTTGTAAATTTA
The DNA window shown above is from bacterium and carries:
- a CDS encoding beta-ureidopropionase; the encoded protein is MRIGYFQFTPKRLDVEGNIRRINERIDGVKADVLVFPELFLTGYLFTDKNELACFAQKAGEGEIFEAMLSWAKKINGMVIGGFPEIDGDKIYNSSMAVMPDGSYKLYRKLHLFNREKLIFTPGNLKAEPFEFRGAKFGLMICFDWIFPEISRTLALKGAQILVYSSNLMLPLCQRALFARAVENRTFVILSNRGGSETVGELSLSFTGKSIIYAPDGTILCDSEDDRDEIKIVEVNPDNALDKNVTERNDIFRDRRTQFYEL
- a CDS encoding DUF3108 domain-containing protein is translated as MQTPEQLEKALKALEGVEIPRPVNRNAFGIGEYLDFGVYVALPGVGTIPIMGGHGILEVAGLRTVDSKRCFHLRSKAYSVGFVKLVYPVKDFIESYMDVDSFYPWLFKKNVREGKYRAKFTIKFDQKNHRAIREGVYNVKTYERVQDILSAFYYVRTLNLEPGDTIPLPYHDDGGNYPIKVIVHRRDTVSVPAGRFACLVVEPIIATPGLFQRKGRMFLWITDDKKKMPVMMVSKIPIGSVVAKLLEYKLGDTNWRKR